The Candidatus Binatia bacterium genome window below encodes:
- a CDS encoding ABC transporter permease translates to MTLYLLQRLFGTLPVLLLITLLVFVLLHVAPGDPVTMLLGQDTTAADLAEAKKRWGLDQPVHVQYVKFVLSAAAGDLGKSFRFSAPVREVIAQRLPATIELAIFSILIAVALAVPLGVWSGSRPNSWIDNLGTSFGLFGISMPNFWLGIMLILLFAGTFHVLPSAGRSTYGVAGPSQTGFYFLDSLLQRNWPALKDALLHVALPAVALGTNMIGILMRVTRSSVLETTSEEYVVTARAKGLGEQSVLWRHVFSNALVPIVTVVGLEVGTLLSGSIIVETVFAWPGIGSLLITGVSARDYPLVTGLVLMYTLAFVTINLIIDALYAFIDPRIRY, encoded by the coding sequence GTGACGCTCTATCTGCTCCAACGTCTTTTCGGCACGCTCCCCGTTCTGCTTTTGATCACGCTTCTCGTCTTCGTTTTGCTGCACGTGGCGCCCGGCGACCCGGTGACGATGCTCCTCGGCCAGGACACGACGGCCGCCGACCTCGCGGAAGCGAAGAAACGCTGGGGGCTCGACCAGCCGGTGCACGTCCAGTACGTGAAGTTCGTCCTCTCCGCCGCCGCCGGCGACCTCGGCAAATCTTTTCGCTTTTCGGCTCCGGTCAGGGAGGTGATCGCGCAGAGGCTGCCGGCCACGATCGAGCTGGCGATTTTTTCGATCCTCATCGCGGTCGCCTTGGCCGTGCCGCTCGGAGTTTGGTCCGGCAGCCGGCCCAACTCGTGGATCGACAATCTCGGCACGAGCTTCGGCCTCTTCGGCATCAGCATGCCCAACTTCTGGCTCGGGATCATGCTGATTCTTCTGTTCGCGGGGACTTTCCACGTGCTTCCCTCCGCCGGCCGCAGCACCTACGGCGTCGCGGGCCCGTCGCAGACGGGATTTTATTTTCTCGACAGCCTGCTGCAGAGAAACTGGCCGGCGCTGAAGGACGCCCTTCTCCACGTCGCGCTGCCCGCGGTCGCGCTCGGGACCAACATGATAGGAATTCTGATGCGGGTCACGCGCTCGTCGGTGCTGGAAACGACGAGCGAAGAGTACGTCGTCACCGCCCGGGCAAAGGGGCTTGGAGAGCAGAGCGTTTTGTGGCGCCACGTCTTCAGCAACGCGCTCGTGCCGATCGTCACGGTCGTGGGACTGGAGGTGGGAACGCTGCTCAGCGGTTCGATTATCGTGGAGACGGTCTTTGCCTGGCCGGGGATCGGCAGCTTGCTGATCACCGGCGTTTCGGCGCGAGACTACCCGTTGGTCACGGGACTCGTGCTCATGTACACGCTCGCTTTCGTGACGATCAATCTCATCATCGACGCGCTTTATGCCTTCATCGATCCAAGAATCCGCTACTGA
- a CDS encoding MFS transporter → MARYKKSLCIEYRFRRINPLLRVFRPLRYKNYAIFLSVDLAASTGQFIEEVALYWIAYEITGSALALGILGVCEAAPRLILSAIGGALVDRYNRLRLLILIQFFTALPIFVLIALYFAGLLEFWHILVFQLVTSVVRSVNPSASQSLIRELVPDQALLSAVALFSIEFNFARIVGPSLGGVLIVWVGVGACFIIYSTILILAGLAMFFIELPREKSVRGEGNLLREVKEGFQHILQAPVILSSISAAYIMSVFVGTYQRFLPVFAKEILNAGPEGLGILMAAPGLGAVVSLFFLGSAGERWRKETLLWVTTVITPLFLILFCFSRALWLSAMLLALVGGGQIAFRTVSRLIIQVEVPRALLGRVMSVFVMDQGMRSVGSLVMGAAASFFGADLGLALTSIASLGLTSSLFYYFLRPKPNSGNSSSSS, encoded by the coding sequence ATCGCACGCTATAAAAAGAGCCTCTGCATCGAGTACCGCTTCAGGAGGATCAACCCGCTGCTTCGCGTCTTTCGCCCGCTGCGCTACAAAAACTACGCGATTTTTTTGTCGGTCGATCTGGCCGCCTCGACCGGACAGTTCATCGAGGAGGTCGCTCTCTACTGGATCGCCTATGAGATCACCGGCTCGGCTCTGGCTCTCGGCATACTCGGAGTTTGCGAGGCGGCGCCGCGCCTGATCCTGAGCGCCATCGGCGGCGCGCTGGTCGATCGCTACAACCGCTTGCGGCTTTTGATTCTGATCCAATTCTTCACGGCGCTGCCCATCTTTGTTTTGATTGCCCTCTATTTCGCCGGTCTATTGGAGTTCTGGCACATCCTGGTTTTTCAGCTCGTCACCTCCGTGGTGCGAAGCGTCAACCCTTCCGCCTCGCAATCGCTCATACGAGAGCTGGTCCCGGATCAGGCGCTGCTGAGCGCGGTCGCGCTTTTCTCGATCGAGTTTAATTTCGCGCGCATCGTCGGCCCGTCGCTGGGCGGCGTGCTGATCGTCTGGGTCGGCGTGGGCGCCTGTTTCATCATTTACTCGACCATCTTGATCCTTGCCGGCCTGGCCATGTTCTTCATCGAGCTGCCGCGGGAAAAAAGCGTCCGGGGAGAAGGGAATTTGCTCCGTGAAGTGAAGGAGGGATTCCAGCACATCCTGCAGGCGCCGGTGATTCTGAGCAGCATCTCAGCGGCATATATAATGAGCGTGTTCGTCGGCACCTACCAGCGTTTTCTGCCGGTATTCGCAAAGGAGATCCTGAACGCCGGACCCGAAGGGCTGGGAATTCTGATGGCGGCTCCGGGATTGGGTGCCGTCGTCTCTTTGTTTTTTTTGGGGAGCGCAGGCGAGCGCTGGCGGAAAGAAACCTTGCTCTGGGTGACGACCGTTATCACTCCCCTTTTTTTGATCCTCTTCTGTTTCTCGCGCGCTTTATGGCTGTCGGCGATGCTTCTGGCTCTCGTCGGCGGAGGACAAATCGCTTTCCGCACCGTGAGCCGCCTCATCATTCAAGTAGAGGTGCCCCGCGCGCTCTTGGGCAGAGTGATGAGCGTGTTCGTGATGGATCAAGGGATGCGCTCGGTCGGCTCGTTGGTGATGGGCGCGGCCGCCAGCTTCTTCGGCGCCGATCTCGGATTAGCTCTTACTTCCATAGCTTCGTTGGGCCTAACCTCGTCACTTTTTTATTATTTTCTCAGGCCAAAACCGAACAGCGGTAACTCGAGTTCGTCCAGTTAG
- a CDS encoding ABC transporter substrate-binding protein, with protein sequence MTRRQSFLLAALIALLIVTAKPQPVPAQTRVSVGVTETMETFNPYGDSVSLLYGIWCQVMGCLGTYDFDKGDYAGMLADRWEVKDPNTWIFYLRKDIRWHDGSPFTADDVVHSFNRVRSDPQSKQTQNIAPIASASAVDKYTVRFTTKKPTAPLLEYLFDRLIITNKAIYEKHGAEADRKFPIGAGPYKFKELIPGQRFVITKNLDYPGMKNLKQAPDEIVYRVMREDEQRVTALLNGEIQIAQFIPPHLRKRVESDSNAKATTVDAVEIMFLAMQPKPPFDKKEVRQAVCHAIDRDRIINTLLQGLAARLDGPIGPGQYGYDPNLKPKYDYNPEKARKLLAQAGYPNGVDVELQTPVGRYTLDKQINEAIAQMLNAAGFRAKLLTPEWATLWANVQAGKTPFYYMGRGSIVDPSVALSQYFETGGSPRIGYSNPKFDALLATERQTFEPAKRRKVLSEAMSLLTDDAPACFMWRHKMIYGMAKQIDYKPTPSGRIFGEDIRVLR encoded by the coding sequence ATGACGCGGAGACAGAGCTTTTTGCTCGCGGCGCTGATCGCGCTGTTGATCGTGACTGCAAAACCCCAGCCTGTTCCTGCGCAGACCCGCGTTTCCGTCGGCGTCACGGAAACGATGGAAACGTTCAACCCCTACGGCGACAGCGTTTCGTTGCTCTATGGCATCTGGTGCCAGGTGATGGGCTGCCTCGGAACGTATGATTTCGACAAGGGCGATTATGCCGGCATGCTCGCCGACCGCTGGGAAGTCAAAGATCCGAACACGTGGATTTTCTATCTACGCAAGGACATCCGCTGGCACGACGGCTCGCCTTTCACGGCCGACGACGTGGTTCACTCCTTCAACCGGGTGAGAAGCGATCCCCAGAGCAAGCAGACGCAGAATATCGCCCCCATCGCCTCGGCATCCGCGGTGGATAAATACACCGTGCGTTTTACGACCAAGAAACCGACCGCCCCGTTGCTCGAATATCTTTTCGACCGTCTCATCATCACCAACAAGGCGATTTACGAGAAACACGGCGCCGAGGCCGACCGCAAATTTCCCATCGGCGCCGGCCCTTACAAGTTCAAGGAGCTCATCCCCGGCCAGCGCTTCGTGATCACGAAGAATTTGGACTATCCGGGAATGAAAAATCTCAAGCAGGCGCCGGATGAGATCGTCTATCGGGTGATGCGCGAGGACGAGCAAAGGGTGACGGCGCTGCTCAACGGCGAGATCCAGATCGCGCAGTTCATTCCTCCCCACCTACGCAAGCGGGTCGAGAGCGATTCGAACGCCAAGGCGACGACGGTGGACGCCGTCGAGATCATGTTCCTCGCGATGCAGCCCAAGCCGCCGTTCGACAAGAAAGAAGTGCGGCAGGCGGTGTGCCACGCCATCGACCGGGATCGAATCATCAACACTCTGCTCCAGGGGCTCGCCGCCCGCCTCGACGGCCCGATCGGTCCGGGTCAGTACGGCTACGATCCGAATCTAAAACCCAAGTACGATTACAACCCGGAGAAAGCGCGCAAGCTCCTGGCCCAGGCCGGTTATCCCAACGGCGTCGACGTGGAATTGCAGACTCCGGTGGGGCGCTACACTCTGGATAAGCAGATCAACGAGGCGATCGCACAGATGCTCAACGCCGCGGGCTTCCGCGCCAAGCTCCTCACACCCGAATGGGCGACGCTCTGGGCCAACGTCCAGGCCGGCAAGACCCCCTTCTATTACATGGGCCGGGGATCGATCGTCGATCCGAGCGTGGCCCTGTCCCAATATTTCGAAACCGGCGGCTCGCCGCGGATCGGCTACTCGAATCCTAAGTTCGACGCGCTGCTCGCCACCGAGCGCCAGACGTTTGAACCGGCGAAGCGGAGAAAAGTCCTCTCGGAAGCGATGAGTCTCTTGACCGACGACGCCCCGGCCTGCTTCATGTGGCGCCACAAGATGATCTATGGAATGGCGAAACAGATCGATTATAAACCGACGCCCAGCGGCCGGATCTTCGGCGAAGATATCCGCGTCCTGAGATAG
- a CDS encoding ABC transporter permease → MPSSIQESATDAAVFPRVRQVSWTSIRAWMHAKFIAGGLIVCVLIVVGVLSPWLAPHDPSLQALEAALKAPQWFGGEYFLGTDSLGRDILSRIIYGARVSLVVAFAVVTISGIVGVALGAISGYFGGKIDFTIQKAVEVVWAFPPLLLAITILAFLGQGLFNLIMALVAQRWIQYCRVVRGQALSLRGRDFVVATRALGASDPRIIRRHILPNLIQISLVIGTFSMASAIISEASLSFLGLGVPPEIPTWGTMLADSRSYISTAWWLALFPGLCIFLTVLGINLLGDAIRDLLDPRLKRTVKG, encoded by the coding sequence ATGCCTTCATCGATCCAAGAATCCGCTACTGACGCCGCGGTCTTTCCCCGCGTCCGCCAGGTCTCATGGACCAGCATCCGCGCCTGGATGCACGCCAAGTTCATCGCCGGCGGTTTGATCGTATGCGTGCTCATCGTCGTCGGCGTTTTGAGTCCCTGGCTCGCTCCCCACGATCCGAGCCTCCAGGCGCTCGAAGCCGCGCTCAAAGCGCCGCAATGGTTCGGCGGCGAGTACTTCCTCGGCACCGACAGTCTCGGCCGCGACATCTTGAGCCGGATCATTTACGGCGCGCGCGTTTCTTTGGTCGTCGCTTTCGCCGTCGTCACGATCTCCGGCATCGTCGGCGTGGCGCTGGGCGCGATCTCGGGTTATTTCGGCGGCAAGATCGATTTCACCATCCAGAAGGCGGTCGAAGTCGTCTGGGCCTTTCCGCCGCTTTTGCTGGCGATCACGATCCTCGCGTTTCTCGGCCAGGGCCTCTTCAATCTGATCATGGCGCTCGTCGCCCAGCGATGGATTCAGTATTGCCGCGTCGTGCGCGGCCAGGCGCTGTCGCTAAGGGGCCGCGACTTCGTCGTCGCAACCCGCGCGCTCGGCGCCAGCGACCCACGCATCATCCGGCGCCACATTCTTCCCAACCTCATCCAGATCTCGCTCGTCATCGGCACCTTCTCCATGGCCTCGGCCATCATCTCGGAGGCGAGCCTCAGTTTTCTCGGCCTCGGAGTTCCGCCGGAGATTCCCACCTGGGGCACGATGCTCGCAGACAGCCGCAGCTACATCAGCACCGCATGGTGGCTGGCGCTGTTTCCCGGCCTGTGCATATTCCTGACCGTGCTCGGCATCAACCTGCTCGGCGACGCGATCAGAGATCTGCTCGACCCGCGGCTCAAGCGCACGGTTAAAGGTTAG